Genomic window (Paenibacillus sp. 37):
ACCGATACGGGAACGGAACCGCCGGGAATATCATTCCTGGTGGTTTTTGATTCCTGTAACTCCTTACTTTTTTGACAGGAAAGCTTACTTTTGTTTATGTCATGTGCAGCAATGGACCGATACAATATATTTTGTAAGCGATTCCATAAATGCAAGAAGGGGAGGAAATTCATTTATGATGATTACAAAAAAGTGGGTAACCCTGTTCTGCCTGTCCCTGTTATTGTTCGCTACAGCCTGTTCGGGAGGAGCCACGGATAAGCCAGCTTCTTCTAGCGAAGCAAGTGGAAGTGAAGGAGACTCTTCAGGCAAGATTGAACTGCGCATGACCTGGTGGGGATCACAGACCAGACATGATCTGACGACCAAAGTCATCCAACTATTTGAAGAGAAACATCCGGGAATCACCATTAAACCTGAATACTCCGGTTGGGATGGTTATTTTGACAAATTAACTACACAGGTAGCCGGTTCAAATGCACCAGATATCATCCAGATGGATTACGCATTTCTGACTGACTTTGCCCGCCGTGGGGCCTTGCTTGATCTGACCCCATTTGCAGAGAGCAAAGAGCTGCGGACAGAGGATCATGATCAGAGCATGATTACAGCCGGATCCATTGACGATAAATTATATGCGATTACCCTAGGAGTAAACGCACCAGGTGTCATTTATGACGCCACCGTATTTCAGGAATTAGGTATTGAGGAACCGCAAGAGAGCTGGACATGGAAGGATTTTGGGGATATGGCGACCAAAATTGCCGCAGCCAAAGGTGAGGGGTTCTATGGATCTGCAGACATTTCCGGTACAACCAACATGTTCGAAGTGTTTATCCGACAATCCGGGAAAGGATTGTTTGATGGTGGCACGATGACCGCTACCAGTGAGGAGCTTCAGCAATGGTTCGATATGTGGGGCGCATTGCGCGAGAATGGTGGAGTGACCACAGCGGAGATCACGGCATCCACAACCAATGCACTGGAGACACGCCCGATCTCACTGGGCACAGCTGCCATGGATTTTGCATGGTCCAATCAATTGCTGACATTCCAGCAGGTGAACAAAAACCAGGATCATAAGCTTGGCATACAAGTGCTTCCGCATGGTGCAGGTGAAAAGCAAATCGGTGAATATCTGAAACCAGGCCAGTTCCTCTCCGGTTATGGCAAAACCAAACATCCAAAGGAAGTTGCCATGTTCATTGATTTCATGGTCAATGATCCAGAAGCAACCGCTATTCTTGGTTCTGAACGTGGGGTGCCGGTCAATTCCAGCATTCGTGAAAAGATGCAGCCTACGCTGCCGGAAGCGGAGCAAACCATTTTCCAATTTATCGATACTGTATCGAAGCACTCCAGCGAGATTGATCCACCGTACCCGCAAGGATTTGCTGAAGTGGACACAAGTTTCAAGAGCGCAAGCGAGCAGATCGCCTTCGGTCAAGGTGATACGCCAGATGTCATTGCCCAGTTTATTGAAGGAGCCAAGGCTACGCTTGGATCGAGTCAATAAAGCATTGAAACTGTTCCAGACTTCTAATTCTGCGGGGAGGTTGCGAAGATGACGACATCACAGGTCAGTCAAGCCCGAATCGAGCGTGTAGCTAACCGGCGGGTCAAACGGAGATATGCCCACAATGGAGCAGCGCTTCTGTTCCTCGCCCCATGGCTTGTTGGATTGTTATTTCTAACCCTTGGTCCCATGTTGGTATCCTTGTACATTTCGTTCACCGATTATAGTATCCTGGCCGCCCCTTCCTGGGTCGGTCTGGATAACTACACGACGATGTTTACATCGGATAAACTGTTCACTCAGTCGCTCAAAGTTACATTCACGTATGTCGCTGTATCCGTACCGGTCAAATTGATCTTTGCGCTGCTGGTAGCCATGTTGCTCAATAAAGGGATTCGAGGGCTGGGTATTTACCGGACGGTGTATTACATTCCGACATTACTTGGAGGTAGCGTTGCAATTGCAATGTTGTGGCGTAAAATGCTGGGCGGGGACGGGCTACTCAATAGTGTGCTTGCCATGGTGGGCATTAAGGCGCCCGATTGGGTTGCCAATCCGAAGTATGCCCTATACTCCATCGTGCTGTTATCCGTATGGCAGTTTGGATCATCCATGATTATTTTCCTGGCAGGTTTGAAACAGATTCCACCCGAATATGATGAAGCCTCAGCGGTAGATGGTGCAGGCCCTCTGCGGAGATTCTTCTATATAACGTTGCCAATTCTGTCACCCGTTATCTTCTTCAATCTCGTCATGCAGCTGATTACGTCCTTTCAATCGTTCACGCAGGCTTTCGTAATCAGTAATGGTAGCGGAGGGCCAGTGAACTCAACCTTAATGTATTCGCTCTATCTGTACAAAAAAGGATTCTCATTCTTTCAGATGGGCTATGCTTCTGCGATGGCCTGGGTGTTGGTCATCCTGATTGGCGTATTTACATTGCTCGTATTCCGCAGCAGCAAGCTGTGGGTGCACTATGAGGATGGTGGAAAATCATGATTGGACAACGGAACTCTACAGCATGGGTCGTCAGCAAACATGTGTTGATCTCAGGCATCGCCTTTGTCATGCTCTACCCGATCCTCTGGATGCTGGGCAGCTCGTTCAAACCGGGACATATGATCTTTACAGAGACCTGGTTTTGGCCGCAGGAATGGAATTGGCAAAATTACATGAATGGCTGGTCCGGTATTCAGGGGAATCCGTTCTCCCGCTTCCTGACCAACTCTGTCATCCTGTCGCTTGGCGCCGTGCTGGGCAATGTCATCTCCTGCTCTATGGCGGCATATGCCTTCGCCCGACTGAATTTTCGTTTCAAAGCCATCTGCTTCGGCCTGATGCTCATGACGATTATGCTGCCTCATCATGTGACGCTGATCCCGCAGTATATCCTTTTCAACCACCTGGAGTGGGTGAATACGTATCTGCCGCTTGTGGTGCCAAAATGGCTCGCGACCGACGCCTTCTTCATTTTTCTCATGGTACAGTTCTTCCGGGGATTGCCCAAAGAGTTGGATGAGGCGGCTACCATTGATGGTTGCGGTCCTGTGAAAATTTACACCAAAATCATCATTCCACTTGCGTTTCCAGCACTGGTTACCACGATGATCTTTACGTTCTTGTGGACATGGGACGACTTCTTCAGTCAGTTGATCTACTTGAGTGACGTTAGCAAATACACCGTGCCGCTAGGTCTGCGTCTGTTCCTTGATTCGAGTTCTCAATCCGATTGGGGCCCGATGTTTGCCATGTCGGTGTTGTCGTTGGTGCCATGTTTCATTGTATTTATCGTGTGTCAAAAGTACTTCGTGGAAGGAATCGCGACCTCTGGGCTCAAAGGGTAATTCCAAGACGAAACGAGTTGATTTTTCCATGGGGAAAGGAAGATGGTCTGCATTCATTAATCAAAAGCTGCAACAAAGCAAGCTCTCCACATTGATGGTGACTTGCTTTATTGCGTTTAACCTGTTGCTCGTCTCCGTTGTGGTCTGGCTGGCATATCAGTCTTTCTCTGCGGTCACATTTGCCGAGATTAGCAAAGCACGTCTGGCTCTTCTGAACGAGAGCACACGTCGGGGATTTGATTTCATTACAGGGGTAACAGGAACCGCATATGGTTTGGCAAGCAATCGGGAACTGTCCAATCTGCTCGAAAAGGCCGATACGGGCAGGCTTGCACAGATTCACCAGCGGAGAGAGGTTTCTCGAATCCTGGATCATACCATGGTCGTGAGTGAAGGCATCACCTCCATCGAACTGTATACGGATGTCTTTAATGAGGTGACAGTGACTATGGCTGATCGCATATTTCCGGTGGATACCATCGCACACGACTCTTGGTTTGCTACGTTGGAAAAGGCTGATGCGGCATGGGTGCCGCTGCGCGAGAACGAATCGGGCCAATCCCTGGTCGGATACGCCCAACGGATTTTCGACAGTCATGGCGGAACGGTGGCCTATGTGCTCATTCGACTGAGTAGAGCGGACATCGTACGCAGGTTTGCCGATGTGCCCATGGTGCTTGATGGAAAAGTCCTGTTGGTAGATACGGCTGGTAATGTCGTAATGCAGATGGGGAGAGTTGATCCAGCAGAGGAAAATGAACGAGCGGATAGAAGAAATGAAGCGAGTACCATTCAAGAAACGGGTGGAGCTGTAAATTCATCTTCTTCTATTATAGATAGTGCATGGATTCAGGAACATGTACAGCCTGGCGCAGATGGATACGAAGTCGTTTCCGGCCAATCCGGAGGTGCCCAATTGGTGCTCTACTCCAGACCAGCCATGCTTCAGTGGCGACTCGTACAGACTATTCCGGTGTACACACTTCTATCTCCGGTCAGGCATGCGGGCTGGCAGATTCTCGGCATCGCCATACTGGGACTATTATGCTCCGCTGTGCTTGCGTACCTGTTCGTAAGGCAGATCATCCGCCCACTGAGACAATTGATCAAGCGAATGAGACAACTGGAGAAAGGGGACTTCGATACCCGGGTCCAACTTTCGTTTACGGAGGAATATGCCCATTTGGCTTATGGCTTTAATCACATGGCTTCACAGCTCACGACGCTGATGGAACAGGTGAAGGATGAGAGCCGGGCTAAGCGTGAAGCCCAGACGGGCTTGCTTGAGGCCCAGATCAAACCCCATTTTCTATACAATACCCTCGACATGATCCACTGGCGCGCACTTGATTATGAAGCTAAGGATATCAGTCGTATGATTGTGCAGCTCAGTAAGCTGTTACGGATCGGACTGAGTGGAGGGAGATTGTTTATACGGGTTCGTGATGAGTTGGAACATGCCCGTTGCTACGTTAACATCCAGTCAGAGCGGCTACCGTTCTCCATTCAATATCAGGAGCAGATCGATCCGCATATTCGTGGTTGTTACATTCCCAAGATCATTTTGCAGCCCTTTATCGAAAATGCCGTTATGCACGGGCACCCTGAAGAAGGTACACTTCGAATTCAGGTGCATATGCACGAAGAGGTTGGTCCGCATGAGGATATCGTCATTCGTATCGCGGATAATGGGCGGGGTTTGCCGGAGGGGTGGAAACTCGAAGAGACGTGTGGCATCGGTGTACGGAATGTACATCAGCGCATTCAGCTTTATTGTGGGAAGAGGTATGGCGTTCAACTGAGCGATAGAGAGTCAGGTGGCGTGGAAGTGACCATTACGCTGCCGCGTATTGAGACCGACGAGCAATTAAATCTATGGCTGGACGGTGAAAAATGATGAAGACCATTATGCTTGTTGATGACGATCCTCATATTGTAAAGGCATTAACAGATCATATCGATTGGCCTTCTCTGGGCCTCAGCATTGCAGGCACTGCTTCCAACGGCTTGGATGCGCTGGAGCTGTTTCAACGCATGCATCCAGATGTGGTTATGACTGACGTCTATCTACCGGGGATGAACGGGCTTGAGATCACACAGACGTTGCGACGTGATCATCCCCACTTGCCGATCATCATTCTTAGTGGATATGACGAATTCGAGAACGCCCGGGCAGCCATGCGCTGGGGGGTGAATCACTTTTTGCTGAAGCCGGCAGAGGTTGAGGAGATTGAGTCTGTGCTGCGGGAGGTGCTACTGGAACAAGATGTGCGAGAGCGGCATGAACGGCTGGAGCAGACGTACAAGCAGGAGGTCGGACGGGTACTTCCGTATTTGCGCAAACAATTTCTTCACGAACTGCTGACTACGCGATATCGGGCAGATGAACTGCCTAAAGAACGCATGGACTATATAGGCATTCATATGTCCTCACAGGCACGCGCCATTAGTCTGCAACTGAATCGCCCCGTATTTTTGACACGGATGAAAGAACGGGATTGGCAGCTTCTCCGCTATGGGGCGGCTGATATTATTCAGGAGACGGTGAAGGAACAGGCGGCGCGCATGAATGGTCAGGTAGAGATTGTTGATTATTCGGATCAGGTATTTGTGTTGCTTCTATTAGCAGACAAAGAGGATAAGGATCAGCTGGAGGAGATCTTGCCACTCGTGGAAAGGATGATGGATCAGATCTTTACGTATTTGAAAATCGAAGTAAGTGCTGGAATAGGAAAATCCAAAAGTCACCCATGTGAGGTGATAGATTCTTATCTGGAGAGCAGGGAAGCGGTGGAAACAGCAGAGTTTCAAGGTGGAAATCGTATCTACCACTATGAAGCGTCAGAGGATACAGAACCAAGTTTGACCGATTATTCGTTAATGCTTCGTCAATGGAATGAGGCTTGGACGGATATCAGACCTGATCTGGCGGAAGAGGTATGGCACCATATTCGGCTTTTGCTGAAAGAGGGCAACTGTGTTGGGATACAGGGTGTACAGGTGGTGGTCGTCAGTTTGTTTGACACGTTGATTCATAGCTGGAACCGACTTCACCCTATGTTACCCCCGCCGCTCGCGATGAGTGATTTTCTGCGTGAAATTCAATCGAAATATGCTTTGCATGATCTGGTAAGCTGGATGGATCGTATTATCTGCAACTGGCTCGATCAGATACGCAAAGAGATGGGTGAGAAGAAGAGCAATAAACTGATAGAGCAGGTGAAACAGTATGTGGAGCTGCATTACACCGAAGAGATTAGTTTTGAAGCGATTGCCAAGGGGCTGTTCGTACATCCGAAATATCTGAGTCAACTTTTCAAAAGGGTGACCGGTGAGAATTTCGTGAGTTATTTGAACGGGTACCGGATTCAGAGGGCGTTGGAACTGTTGCAGTCGGGACATTACATGGTATATGAGGTGAGCGAGATGACGGGGTTCCGTAATGCGACGTATTTCAGCCAAGTGTTCAAAATGCTTACGGGCAAGAGTCCGTCTGAGGTGGGGTAGAGCGATACAGGTATAGTAATTATACAAAGCAGAAGAGGAGGTACGGTTCTTATGATGATCGATCAGCAGGAATATTACATTAAAGGCTTATCTTACTCCATTAGATCGGCAGAGGAAAAGGATGCTGAGGCCTTGTCTTCACTTCGTGTACAAATCGATGGGGAAACCGAGAACATGGATCGTGAAGAGGGCGAGGCGTATATCGACGCAGCCGGGTTCAGGCGGATCATCCATTTGGACACTGAGAAGTCACGGAATCTATTCCTTGTTGCTGTAGTGGCGGACGCAATTGTGGGATACTCCCGATGTGAAGGTACAGAGTTGAAGCGCTTTTGCCATAAGATTGAGTTTGGCGTGTGTGTGGCCCGAGAATTCTGGGGACATGGGATTGGCAAGAACTTGCTGGAGAAGTCGATAGAATGGGCAGACCAGACTGGTGTAGAGAAGAAGACGTTGAACGTGCTGGCATCCAATGAAAAGGCAATCGAGTTATACCAAAAGAGTGGCTTCGAGATCGAAGGTATTTTGAAAAAGGATCGGCGACACATGGAAGGACAGTATCACGACACAATAGTGATGGGGAGGTTCAAAGACTAATAGTAAAAAAAGTAAAAACACAATCTATTTAGTCCACAGCCTATGGAGTTCAATTATTAGATTCGAAATCCACATAACAGATAGCAACGTTATTGAGTAGAGGTATGATGTTTCTTATTTTATAGAACGAATGTAATGATGCTGGTTGATTAGTTCACAACCTATATTGAGAGAGATTCGACCGGTGAGCGTATATAGGATATAGTAAGAGGATATTGCCATTGGAAAAAGAGATTATGAAGAGATTGAATCAGATATAAAATCAGCTTCCAAATGGAATTTTTTACAAGTGGTAATTGTGTTGTGTATATGATATATTCTATCTCCGGCCAAAAAAAACGAGAAACAAAGTACAGTAGGCAAAACAAATAAGCTTCGAAAAGAAACTTAAAAAAAGAGCTTGCTAAGTTGGTTCGGAAGTGTTATGATATAAAAGTTGCTGAGGGGAACGACACTCGGTAGAAAAAACAAGTTTGATCTTTGAAAACTGAACAACGAGTGAGTAAACATTCTGCTTGCAGAATGAACGCGAAAGTTTGAAACAAGCCTTGGCTTGGAACGACTGGAGCACAAATGAGATTTTTAATCTCGTCAGATTCAAAATGAGCTTATCGCTCTTTTCAATACTTTATTGGAGAGTTTGATCCTGGCTCAGGACGAACGCTGGCGGCATGCCTAATACATGCAAGTCGAGCGGACTTGATGAGAAGCTTGCTTCTCTGATGGTTAGCGGCGGACGGGTGAGTAACACGTAGGCAACCTGCCCTCAAGTTTGGGACAACTACCGGAAACGGTAGCTAATACCGAATAATTGTTTTCTTCGCCTGAAGGGAACTGGAAAGACGGAGCAATCTGTCACTTGGGGATGGGCCTGCGGCGCATTAGCTAGTTGGTGAGGTAACGGCTCACCAAGGCGACGATGCGTAGCCGACCTGAGAGGGTGATCGGCCACACTGGGACTGAGACACGGCCCAGACTCCTACGGGAGGCAGCAGTAGGGAATCTTCCGCAATGGGCGAAAGCCTGACGGAGCAATGCCGCGTGAGTGATGAAGGTTTTCGGATCGTAAAGCTCTGTTGCCAGGGAAGAACGCTTGGGAGAGTAACTGCTCTCAAGGTGACGGTACCTGAGAAGAAAGCCCCGGCTAACTACGTGCCAGCAGCCGCGGTAATACGTAGGGGGCAAGCGTTGTCCGGAATTATTGGGCGTAAAGCGCGCGCAGGCGGTCATTTAAGTCTGGTGTTTAATCCCGGGGCTCAACCCCGGATCGCACTGGAAACTGGGTGACTTGAGTGCAGAAGAGGAGAGTGGAATTCCACGTGTAGCGGTGAAATGCGTAGATATGTGGAGGAACACCAGTGGCGAAGGCGACTCTCTGGGCTGTAACTGACGCTGAGGCGCGAAAGCGTGGGGAGCAAACAGGATTAGATACCCTGGTAGTCCACGCCGTAAACGATGAGTGCTAGGTGTTAGGGGTTTCGATACCCTTGGTGCCGAAGTTAACACATTAAGCACTCCGCCTGGGGAGTACGGTCGCAAGACTGAAACTCAAAGGAATTGACGGGGACCCGCACAAGCAGTGGAGTATGTGGTTTAATTCGAAGCAACGCGAAGAACCTTACCAGGTCTTGACATCCCTCTGACCGGTACAGAGATGTATCTTTCCTTCGGGACAGAGGAGACAGGTGGTGCATGGTTGTCGTCAGCTCGTGTCGTGAGATGTTGGGTTAAGTCCCGCAACGAGCGCAACCCTTATATTTAGTTGCCAGCACTTCGGGTGGGCACTCTAGATAGACTGCCGGTGACAAACCGGAGGAAGGTGGGGATGACGTCAAATCATCATGCCCCTTATGACCTGGGCTACACACGTACTACAATGGCCGGTACAACGGGCTGCGAAATCGCGAGATGGAGCCAATCCCAACAAAGCCGGTCTCAGTTCGGATTGCAGGCTGCAACTCGCCTGCATGAAGTCGGAATTGCTAGTAATCGCGGATCAGCATGCCGCGGTGAATACGTTCCCGGGTCTTGTACACACCGCCCGTCACACCACGAGAGTTTATAACACCCGAAGTCGGTGGGGTAACCGCAAGGAGCCAGCCGCCGAAGGTGGGATAGATGATTGGGGTGAAGTCGTAACAAGGTAGCCGTATCGGAAGGTGCGGCTGGATCACCTCCTTTCTATGGAGAATCGTTTCCTGCAACGGAAACATTCAAATAAGCAGCTTAGCTGCAAAACACTCACTCGTTGCTCAGTTTTGAGAGCTCAAACTCTCAAAACAGCTTGCTTTTGCATGGAGCTTGTTCTTTGAAAACTAGATATCGAAACGAAACAAACGCGAATTAGAACATTCCTTTTTAGCTGAACTTGTGTTAAACAAGTTTCAATAAAACGGTAGATTGCTGGAGCGTGTGATCGAAATGGAGTGACTTTTGGCTTTGGACGTAGTCCAAAACAAGGGAAGCGACAGCTCGAACACGAGCGCAATGGTTAAGCTACTAAGAGCACACGGAGGATGCCTAGGCGCTAGGAGCCGATGAAGGACGTGGCGAACAACGAAACTGCCTCGGGGAGCTGTAAGCAAGCTTTGATCCGGGGGTGTCCGAATGGGGAAACCCAGCTGGGGTAATTTCCAGTTACTCATAACTGAATACATAGGTTATGCAGAGGCATACCAGGGGAACTGAAACATCTAAGTACCCTGAGGAAGAGAAAACAATAGTGATTCCGTCAGTAGCGGCGAGCGAACGCGGAGAAGCCCAAACCAAAGAGCTTGCTCTTTGGGGTTGTGGGACGTCTCACATGGAGTTACAAAGGAACCGGTTAAGCGAAGAGGTCTGGAAAGGCCCGCCAAAGAAGGTAAAAGCCCTGTAGTTGAAAGTCTGTTCCCTCCGAGACGGATCCCGAGTAGTGCGGGGCACGTGAAACCCCGTATGAATCCGGCAGGACCATCTGCCAAGGCTAAATACTTCCTAGCGACCGATAGTGAAGCAGTACCGTGAGGGAAAGGTGAAAAGCACCCCGGAAGGGGAGTGAAATAGAACCTGAAACCGTGTGCTTACAAAAAGTCAGAGCCCGTTTTAGGGGTGATGGCGTGCCTTTTGTAGAATGAACCGGCGAGTTACGTTCCCGTGCAAGGTTAAGGTGAAGAGCCGGAGCCGCAGCGAAAGCGAGTCTGAATAGGGCGACATAGTACGTGGACGTAGACCCGAAACCGGGTGATCTACCCCTGTCCAGGGTGAAGGTGCGGTAACACGCACTGGAGGCCCGAACCCACGCATGTTGAAAAATGCGGGGATGAGGTGGGGGTAGCGGAGAAATTCCAATCGAACTCGGAGATAGC
Coding sequences:
- a CDS encoding ABC transporter substrate-binding protein codes for the protein MMITKKWVTLFCLSLLLFATACSGGATDKPASSSEASGSEGDSSGKIELRMTWWGSQTRHDLTTKVIQLFEEKHPGITIKPEYSGWDGYFDKLTTQVAGSNAPDIIQMDYAFLTDFARRGALLDLTPFAESKELRTEDHDQSMITAGSIDDKLYAITLGVNAPGVIYDATVFQELGIEEPQESWTWKDFGDMATKIAAAKGEGFYGSADISGTTNMFEVFIRQSGKGLFDGGTMTATSEELQQWFDMWGALRENGGVTTAEITASTTNALETRPISLGTAAMDFAWSNQLLTFQQVNKNQDHKLGIQVLPHGAGEKQIGEYLKPGQFLSGYGKTKHPKEVAMFIDFMVNDPEATAILGSERGVPVNSSIREKMQPTLPEAEQTIFQFIDTVSKHSSEIDPPYPQGFAEVDTSFKSASEQIAFGQGDTPDVIAQFIEGAKATLGSSQ
- a CDS encoding carbohydrate ABC transporter permease, yielding MTTSQVSQARIERVANRRVKRRYAHNGAALLFLAPWLVGLLFLTLGPMLVSLYISFTDYSILAAPSWVGLDNYTTMFTSDKLFTQSLKVTFTYVAVSVPVKLIFALLVAMLLNKGIRGLGIYRTVYYIPTLLGGSVAIAMLWRKMLGGDGLLNSVLAMVGIKAPDWVANPKYALYSIVLLSVWQFGSSMIIFLAGLKQIPPEYDEASAVDGAGPLRRFFYITLPILSPVIFFNLVMQLITSFQSFTQAFVISNGSGGPVNSTLMYSLYLYKKGFSFFQMGYASAMAWVLVILIGVFTLLVFRSSKLWVHYEDGGKS
- a CDS encoding carbohydrate ABC transporter permease, whose protein sequence is MIGQRNSTAWVVSKHVLISGIAFVMLYPILWMLGSSFKPGHMIFTETWFWPQEWNWQNYMNGWSGIQGNPFSRFLTNSVILSLGAVLGNVISCSMAAYAFARLNFRFKAICFGLMLMTIMLPHHVTLIPQYILFNHLEWVNTYLPLVVPKWLATDAFFIFLMVQFFRGLPKELDEAATIDGCGPVKIYTKIIIPLAFPALVTTMIFTFLWTWDDFFSQLIYLSDVSKYTVPLGLRLFLDSSSQSDWGPMFAMSVLSLVPCFIVFIVCQKYFVEGIATSGLKG
- a CDS encoding sensor histidine kinase, yielding MGKGRWSAFINQKLQQSKLSTLMVTCFIAFNLLLVSVVVWLAYQSFSAVTFAEISKARLALLNESTRRGFDFITGVTGTAYGLASNRELSNLLEKADTGRLAQIHQRREVSRILDHTMVVSEGITSIELYTDVFNEVTVTMADRIFPVDTIAHDSWFATLEKADAAWVPLRENESGQSLVGYAQRIFDSHGGTVAYVLIRLSRADIVRRFADVPMVLDGKVLLVDTAGNVVMQMGRVDPAEENERADRRNEASTIQETGGAVNSSSSIIDSAWIQEHVQPGADGYEVVSGQSGGAQLVLYSRPAMLQWRLVQTIPVYTLLSPVRHAGWQILGIAILGLLCSAVLAYLFVRQIIRPLRQLIKRMRQLEKGDFDTRVQLSFTEEYAHLAYGFNHMASQLTTLMEQVKDESRAKREAQTGLLEAQIKPHFLYNTLDMIHWRALDYEAKDISRMIVQLSKLLRIGLSGGRLFIRVRDELEHARCYVNIQSERLPFSIQYQEQIDPHIRGCYIPKIILQPFIENAVMHGHPEEGTLRIQVHMHEEVGPHEDIVIRIADNGRGLPEGWKLEETCGIGVRNVHQRIQLYCGKRYGVQLSDRESGGVEVTITLPRIETDEQLNLWLDGEK
- a CDS encoding response regulator, translated to MMKTIMLVDDDPHIVKALTDHIDWPSLGLSIAGTASNGLDALELFQRMHPDVVMTDVYLPGMNGLEITQTLRRDHPHLPIIILSGYDEFENARAAMRWGVNHFLLKPAEVEEIESVLREVLLEQDVRERHERLEQTYKQEVGRVLPYLRKQFLHELLTTRYRADELPKERMDYIGIHMSSQARAISLQLNRPVFLTRMKERDWQLLRYGAADIIQETVKEQAARMNGQVEIVDYSDQVFVLLLLADKEDKDQLEEILPLVERMMDQIFTYLKIEVSAGIGKSKSHPCEVIDSYLESREAVETAEFQGGNRIYHYEASEDTEPSLTDYSLMLRQWNEAWTDIRPDLAEEVWHHIRLLLKEGNCVGIQGVQVVVVSLFDTLIHSWNRLHPMLPPPLAMSDFLREIQSKYALHDLVSWMDRIICNWLDQIRKEMGEKKSNKLIEQVKQYVELHYTEEISFEAIAKGLFVHPKYLSQLFKRVTGENFVSYLNGYRIQRALELLQSGHYMVYEVSEMTGFRNATYFSQVFKMLTGKSPSEVG
- a CDS encoding GNAT family N-acetyltransferase, which gives rise to MMIDQQEYYIKGLSYSIRSAEEKDAEALSSLRVQIDGETENMDREEGEAYIDAAGFRRIIHLDTEKSRNLFLVAVVADAIVGYSRCEGTELKRFCHKIEFGVCVAREFWGHGIGKNLLEKSIEWADQTGVEKKTLNVLASNEKAIELYQKSGFEIEGILKKDRRHMEGQYHDTIVMGRFKD